The DNA window CTTGTAGGCTATGCCAGCGGTAAAGACAGGATTGTCGGTGGTTCTGGCATGCTCCCCGATATGGTTGCCCGCTATAACTTCAAAACAGAGGGCGGCGCCTCATTTTCCGTGGCGGCGATTGGTCGGCAGTTGACCCTTGAAAAGCTCAACATCGATGACACTGTGCTGGGCTACGGAGCCAGCTTCTCAGGTGTTATTCCTGTGGGACAGGATGATATTCGCTTCACCGCAACCTGGGGTGAGGGCCTGGGACGTTATCTGGGGCTCAATTTTGCCAATGCCGCCATGATAGATGCTGATGGTAATCTCGATACCATCGGCTCTTACGGCGGCTTCATTTCATATCGCCATTGGTGGAATGACAAGTGGCGCTCCAGTTTCACTGTTTCCGGCATGTCGGTCGATAACGATGTCGATATTACCGGCAGCAACATCAACAAGGATGCCTATTCGGGCTACGTCAACCTGTTGTATTCCCCAAGCAAGCCGCTGACCTTCGGTGTGGAATACATGTATGCCACCAACAGCAAGGAAAATGGCGACGACGGTGATTTGAACCGGGTGATTTTCTCGGCCAAGTACGTGCTTTAACACGCGGGTTGGAGATTAAAAAACGAAGCTTAGGCTTCGTTTTTTTTGTCTAATTATCGGGGTAGCGGCGGCGTACCTCCTGGCACAGGTCGAAATTGTCCAGCAGCACCTGCACCAGTGACGGATCAAATTTTTTGCCGCTCTGCTCCAACAGATAGGCGCGGATCTTGGCCGCGGGCCAGGGGGTCTTATAACTGCGTTTGGAGCCCAGGGCGTCAAACACATCCACCAGGGCCATAATTCTCGCCTCCATTGGGATATCCTTGCCCTTGAGGCCTTCGGGATAACCGCTGCCATCCCAGCATTCATGGTGGTAGCGGGCCAGGGTGGCCCCCATGCGGGCAATGGGCAGGGAGGAGCGTGACAGCAAGGAGCCACCCACGGTGGCATGACTTTGCATTATGGCCCACTCATCGGGATCCAGCGGACCGGGCTTGTGCAAAATCGCTTCGGGGGTGGTGACCTTGCCGATATCGTGCAGTGGCGCGGCAATCTTGATGGCATGGACGAAGGAGGGCGGCAGCCCCAGTTTTTCGGCTATGAGTTCGCACAGCAGGGATACCCGTTTGACGTGGGAGCCGGTCTCCTTGCTCCTGGCCTCAATGGCGTCCCCCACTATGTACATCAGTTCATGCTGGGTCTGCTCCTGTTGGGCATGGGTGACCAGGCTTTCCAGCACCAGGGCCAGGTTGTTGGCGAACAGCTCCGCCAGGGAGGAATTGAAACCCTCACTGTGTTCGTTGTACTCGATGTACAGCACAGAGGAGGTGTCTTGACTGGTGGCAAACACCCCGACAAAGATGCCGTTTTCATTGCTACTCTTGCCGTTGCGAAAGGCGTTATCGATTCTGTTTCTGACTGTTTGAGGCAGATCGGCGCCATTGCTGTCGGTATCGAACCGACCACAACTTGCCAGGGCCACCTCCTGCTCTTCCTGATAGAAGTTTTTCTCCCGCCGTACTATGTAGAGTGCCGAGCTGTCCATGTCCATCAGGGACAACAGATTGGCCAGCGCTGCGCTGGCAAACTTACTCAGGTCACGGATTTTCAGTATGTCGGTGGAGCATTCAATCAGGCGTCTGAACGCCTCCAGGCTGCGCTGTATGGTAACTATGTCACGGTAGCCCCGGATAGCCGTATACACAGCTGTGACCAGCTTCTGGGCGGTCAGCTCGGTCTTGGTTTTATAGTCATTGATGTCGTAGCGGGTGATCACCTGATCCTCAGGTGCCAACCCCGCCTGTCCGGTTCTGAGGATCAGGCGTATGGTGCTGTTTTTCAGCTCGTTTCGGATCCAGTCCACCAAGGTCAGGCCGGCGTCGTCCTGCTCCATCACCACATCGATAAAGGCCATGGCAAATTCGGTGTCGCCGCCAAGCAATTCCCTGGCTTCGGCCGCCGACATGGCCGAGTGCAGCTGCAAGGGTCTGCCGAGCACCTGCTTGCGGGCCAGTACCAGGCGTGAGATCTGATGAATGGCGATTTCATCATCCACTATCAAAATATGCCAGGTTTGTTCCCGGGATGCTGTGGCTTCCGGCATTTGCTTGGTGTTGAAATTGGTTTTGAACTTCACTGCAGACACTCCAATCAGGTTCCGACGGCACGCTCTGGCTCGCCTGTCATGGCAAGATCAGCAAAGCTGTAACTGAGGCCAAAGCCGGGGGCATCATCGAGCAACCTCACCCGTCCCTTGAGCTGTTGATTGACCAGATTGAACACAATTGACATGCCCAGCCCCACGCCGCCCTTGTGTCTGGCCGTGGTGTAAAAGGGTTCGAACAGGTGCTTTTTGCTTTCGCTGGTCAGGCCGCAGCCATTGTCGCGGTAAATGATTTCGTACAGGCCATCGGGACTGCGCCGGCCCTGGATGCTGATCCTGTGGGGACCCGGGCCATTGAAGCCATGCTGGACGCTGTTGCTGACAAGGTTGGTGAGGATCTGGGCGTGGGTCCCGGCGATTGTTTCCAGATGCCAATCCTCGGGAATATCGAGCTCCAGCTCGGCCTGAACCGGCTTCAACAAAGGCTTGAGGGTTAGTAAGGCCTGTTGGTAATAACTGGCGATATCCAGCAGACTGCGCTCGCTGGAATGCTGATCGGCGGCGGTGCGGCGGAAACTTTGCACCAGTTCCACCGCCCGCTCCAGATTGAGCCGCAGCAGCGGCATGGCTTCCCGGGACAGAAGCAGGAAATCGCTCAGATCCTGCTCGCTCAGTTCCTGGCTGGCAAACTGCCTGGCCAGATTTTCCAGCTGCTCTTCCAGCAGGCTCTGGGTGGTGATAGCCACCCCAAGGGGGGTATTGACCTCATGTGCCAGCCCGGCCACCAGATTACCCAGGGCGGCCATTTTTTCCGACTCGATCAGATGATGTTGAATTTCTTTCAGCTCTTCGGTGGCCTGAGCCAGATGGGCGGTACGTTCGCGGATAAGCTTTTGCAGCTGCTGCTGGGCATTGAGGGCCTTTTCTTCCTGGTCAACCCGCTCCATTTCGGCCTCGATTCGGCCGGAGAAGAGTTTGAACAGCGCCAGGGTCTTTTGCTCATCTTCTATGGGCTGGTGATACATGGCGACTATGATGCCCATAACAGTGCCGTCGAGACTGTGCAAGGGCGTGCCTATGTAGCCTTGCACCTTCATCTCCTGCAGCAGGGTATCCGCCGGGTAGGCGGCACAGACATCGCTTGGGTAACAGCAAATGCTGTCATCTGCGGCATTGGCGCAGGGGGTACCCTGCAGGCTGTAGCTGATGTTGTCCACCAGGGAGTCACCCGCCGCCAGCGCCAGGGTATGGGCGCAGTTATTGACCCGGTCGATACGGGCCACCAGGGTAAAATCAGCCTTGACCGCCTGGTGCAGGGCCTGGGTAATGGTATTGAAAAACGCCTGACCGCGGGTGTTGGAGACGTTTTCAATAATGGTTTTCAACAGTGTTTCCATTGATGCATTCCAATGGTGACGACACAGTTAAAGCATAGACCAAGGCGTTGTGAACGCCGGATACAAAAAGGCCTGCGCGGGGCAGGCCAATCCAGAATTCAGGCAGGCTCAGAGCAGCTGATTGCTCATGACATAGGCTTCGAAATCGGTGCAGCCGCCAACGTGCTGATCGTTGAGAAAAATCTGCGGTACTGTCGCCACGGGTTTACCTATGGTCTTAGACAGATCTTCCTTGCTGATCCCTTCCTCATACATGTCCACATAACGGAATTTGAAGTCGTCACGCTTTTCGGTCAACTGCTCGGACAGTTGCACGGCGCGGACACAATAGGGACAGCCGGGGCGGCCAAAAATGACTACGTTCATGTCAGCTCCTCAAATAAATGTGCGCAATTTATACCACAGCCGCAGCGCAATTGATATTCACCCGGTAAAACGTGCGGCGCTGCTGTAGTGGCCCTGATAGTCGAAGAACTTGCGCACCAGCTCCCAGCCGTATTTGTTTTTTTTCAGCAGCAACAGATCGGGACTGCGAAAAAGCGCCCTGGCCGCCACCAGTTCCTCCGGGCGGCTGAACCTGGGCATGGCGGTGCCGGGCGCGCGGCTGTGTGGCAGGATAAACAGGGCATAGAGGGCGCGCCTCTGGGCGGCGGTGCTCATATGGAATTTCTCTTTGAAAGGGTTGCCATCCACGTCGCTGTAAATCACTTCCAGCACCTCATCGTTTGCCTGCAGCTGCATATCGCTGACCTTGAACAGGTGATGGTGCCTGTGGCCGAGCACGGCTTTCAGGTGTTTGTCCGGGTCCACCAAGGCCGAGCGGCATTGCTGGCATTCCCGGGCCGCCACATCGTTTTCGGCGCCGCAGTCGGGACAGATGCGGGCACGGAAGCGGAAGCTGCACTGCCGCGGTGGCTCAACACTTACCATTCCCTGGCAGCGGCGGCCGTAGTGTTCGACTATGTCGCCGTCGCCATCCAGTTTGCCCCAGAAGGTGTTGGCAAAGCCGCACTCGGGGCAGGGCACCTGTACAGGAACGCTGCGACTGTCGGGCCTGGGTTTGCCCACCTCGGGATAAAAGAGGCTGTAGCCATTGGCGGCGTAATCTATGATAAGGCAGTCATTTTTGCCCTCGGCGATGCGCAGGCCGCGGCCCACCATTTGCTGGAACAGGCTGACCGAGGCCGTGGGGCGGAGGATGGCAATCAAGTCCACGTGCGGCGCATCAAACCCCGTGGTCAGCACGGCCACATTGACCAGAAACTTAAGCTGCCGGGCCTTGAAGGCGCTGATGAGTTGGTCGCGTTCCTTGCCGTCGGTGTCGGCGGTTATGAGGGCCGCGCTCTCACCCTCAAGCAAGGTGAGGATTTCTTCACCGTGGCGCACCGAGGCGGCAAAGATAATCACCCCGGCGCGGCTGCGGCCAAGGTCGATAAGCTGTTTGATGATTGCCGTGGTGGCGCGGCCGCTGCTGTCCAATATGTGTTCCACCTCGGCGCCGGCGTAATCGCCGCCTTCGCCGGGTGTCAGGGCGCTGAAATCATACTGGGCCGCAAGGCCATCGAGGAGCAGGGGCGGACTGAGAAAACCCTGTTTTATCAGGGGCCGCATCGGCAATTCGAAGATGCAGCGCTCGAAGCTCGGATCTTTGTCATTGCCCACCTTGCCATGCACGTGCCAGCGATAAATAAAGCCCGAGCCAAGGCGATAGGGAGTCGCGGTCAGACCCAGCAGCAAGAGGTCGGGATTGCACTGTTTCAGTTGGCTCAGCAACTGCTGATATTGGCTGTCCTTGTCGACACTCACCCTGTGGCACTCGTCTATGATGACCAGGGAAAAGGGCGTGTCGAAAGCCTTGGGATTGCGGGCCGCCGACTGCACCGAGGCCACCACAGTCTTGTCGTTGGCCTGTTTTTGCCCAAGACCGGCGGAGAAGATCCCCGGCGCATCGGTGAGCACAGACACCTTGTCGGCATTCTGGGCCACCAACTCCTTTACATGGGTCAGTACCAGCACCCGGCCGCGGGCAAGCCGCGCCAGCTCGGCGATCACCAGACTCTTGCCGGCCCCGGTGGGCAGCACCAACACGGCAGATTCCTTGCTGCTTCGAAAATGGTGCAGCGCCGCATCGACGGCATCTTGCTGATAATTGCGGAGTTTCAATAAACAGTGCCCGGCAGTGGTAAAGGGGCCACAGTGTAGCAGCCGCAGGCTGCTGTCAAAAGACAAGGCCAGTCAAAAGATAAGCGGGGAAATGGAATAACCTGGGTGATTGTAAGTGGGACGGGATGAAGTCACAGGCAGCTACTCGCAGGGGAAAAATTAACTGAACTGACGTAATCATGATTGGCGGAATGCCACAGTCTCTCGTGATAACTCCATTCTACGCATCGCGAATTGGAGCGGTGAAGTAAGATGAAATGATGAAGAGGACTAAGCCAACAATGACAGCGAAACCCATGATTACAGGACTAAAACCGCCCAATAATTTACCCAGGAGATAGCCGCCAGATGTACCTATCAAGCACGATGGCCACAGGCTTGCTCTTCCTTCCGCTGATACGACAGACTTGCATGATGGGCAAATTAGCGGTTTTGTTTCCGATAATGTCATACGCTGCCGGATGATATTAAAAAAAGGCAGCGGTTTTGTGAAGTATGGACACGTTTTGATGGCTCACTCCTTTGAGTTATAACGCTTTGCATAGGGGCGGGTGGCGCCACAAGCCAGTTCTATGGAGTCAGCCTCGGCTGGCGAAGTAACCTTGAGCAATTTGTTATAAGTCCTCAGCCTTATCTAATTTAATTGTAAATAAAGTAATAATGAAACCGGTAACAGCAAGTGCAAATCCAATTTCTTCCAGGTAATAGTCAGCTAAAAAGGTTTTACCCAATATAGCCTGACTTGTTCCTAATAAAAGTAATGGCATGAATAAAAGTAGGCCAGATACCGACGTGCTATTAATTTTAACTGGATTATTACAGTACGGACAGACCTGTGTGCGCCGAGTTAACTGATACCATTTCGGCTTGGTTTTACGCTTTCGGCTACCTAAGTGTTGTGTAGAAATCTTTTCAGCACACCAAGGACATTTTGAACTTAGCACTTGTTCTCCAATGACTTATAATGACCGTGCAAAGCGGTTAGATTGAAGCTTGCTAATATTGGCGACGAAGGGGCACAGCAAGCTTTTAAGTGCCCG is part of the Shewanella cyperi genome and encodes:
- a CDS encoding DcaP family trimeric outer membrane transporter, giving the protein MKQAPVSIALAAALMTLAGGANAEAGKTDFKFGGYIKADVMFSDYSNGAPDSGYLSRQFYVPGTIYGKAGNGEQVVDFHARESRFNFKTTTDLDGHTLSGFIELDFMTHTDGDERVSNSYSPRIRHAFVSYDNWTMGQTWTTFQNPGALPENLDFVGAADGTPFVRQTLLRYTDGGFQFAIENPETTVSGSEVKENGSLVGYASGKDRIVGGSGMLPDMVARYNFKTEGGASFSVAAIGRQLTLEKLNIDDTVLGYGASFSGVIPVGQDDIRFTATWGEGLGRYLGLNFANAAMIDADGNLDTIGSYGGFISYRHWWNDKWRSSFTVSGMSVDNDVDITGSNINKDAYSGYVNLLYSPSKPLTFGVEYMYATNSKENGDDGDLNRVIFSAKYVL
- a CDS encoding HD domain-containing phosphohydrolase, which gives rise to MKFKTNFNTKQMPEATASREQTWHILIVDDEIAIHQISRLVLARKQVLGRPLQLHSAMSAAEARELLGGDTEFAMAFIDVVMEQDDAGLTLVDWIRNELKNSTIRLILRTGQAGLAPEDQVITRYDINDYKTKTELTAQKLVTAVYTAIRGYRDIVTIQRSLEAFRRLIECSTDILKIRDLSKFASAALANLLSLMDMDSSALYIVRREKNFYQEEQEVALASCGRFDTDSNGADLPQTVRNRIDNAFRNGKSSNENGIFVGVFATSQDTSSVLYIEYNEHSEGFNSSLAELFANNLALVLESLVTHAQQEQTQHELMYIVGDAIEARSKETGSHVKRVSLLCELIAEKLGLPPSFVHAIKIAAPLHDIGKVTTPEAILHKPGPLDPDEWAIMQSHATVGGSLLSRSSLPIARMGATLARYHHECWDGSGYPEGLKGKDIPMEARIMALVDVFDALGSKRSYKTPWPAAKIRAYLLEQSGKKFDPSLVQVLLDNFDLCQEVRRRYPDN
- a CDS encoding sensor histidine kinase; this translates as METLLKTIIENVSNTRGQAFFNTITQALHQAVKADFTLVARIDRVNNCAHTLALAAGDSLVDNISYSLQGTPCANAADDSICCYPSDVCAAYPADTLLQEMKVQGYIGTPLHSLDGTVMGIIVAMYHQPIEDEQKTLALFKLFSGRIEAEMERVDQEEKALNAQQQLQKLIRERTAHLAQATEELKEIQHHLIESEKMAALGNLVAGLAHEVNTPLGVAITTQSLLEEQLENLARQFASQELSEQDLSDFLLLSREAMPLLRLNLERAVELVQSFRRTAADQHSSERSLLDIASYYQQALLTLKPLLKPVQAELELDIPEDWHLETIAGTHAQILTNLVSNSVQHGFNGPGPHRISIQGRRSPDGLYEIIYRDNGCGLTSESKKHLFEPFYTTARHKGGVGLGMSIVFNLVNQQLKGRVRLLDDAPGFGLSYSFADLAMTGEPERAVGT
- a CDS encoding GrxA family glutaredoxin translates to MNVVIFGRPGCPYCVRAVQLSEQLTEKRDDFKFRYVDMYEEGISKEDLSKTIGKPVATVPQIFLNDQHVGGCTDFEAYVMSNQLL
- a CDS encoding DEAD/DEAH box helicase; this translates as MKLRNYQQDAVDAALHHFRSSKESAVLVLPTGAGKSLVIAELARLARGRVLVLTHVKELVAQNADKVSVLTDAPGIFSAGLGQKQANDKTVVASVQSAARNPKAFDTPFSLVIIDECHRVSVDKDSQYQQLLSQLKQCNPDLLLLGLTATPYRLGSGFIYRWHVHGKVGNDKDPSFERCIFELPMRPLIKQGFLSPPLLLDGLAAQYDFSALTPGEGGDYAGAEVEHILDSSGRATTAIIKQLIDLGRSRAGVIIFAASVRHGEEILTLLEGESAALITADTDGKERDQLISAFKARQLKFLVNVAVLTTGFDAPHVDLIAILRPTASVSLFQQMVGRGLRIAEGKNDCLIIDYAANGYSLFYPEVGKPRPDSRSVPVQVPCPECGFANTFWGKLDGDGDIVEHYGRRCQGMVSVEPPRQCSFRFRARICPDCGAENDVAARECQQCRSALVDPDKHLKAVLGHRHHHLFKVSDMQLQANDEVLEVIYSDVDGNPFKEKFHMSTAAQRRALYALFILPHSRAPGTAMPRFSRPEELVAARALFRSPDLLLLKKNKYGWELVRKFFDYQGHYSSAARFTG